Proteins from one Acidimicrobiales bacterium genomic window:
- a CDS encoding WhiB family transcriptional regulator produces MSDGDAFRDWHGRAACRGPQAAVFYPPDTGEQRDERRWREAQAKAICNQCAVVGRCLEFAVARRETHGIWGGTSEAERRVLIDR; encoded by the coding sequence ATGTCCGACGGTGACGCATTCCGAGACTGGCACGGCAGGGCGGCCTGCCGCGGCCCACAGGCGGCGGTGTTCTACCCACCCGACACGGGCGAACAGCGCGACGAGCGGCGATGGCGGGAGGCCCAGGCCAAGGCCATCTGCAACCAGTGCGCCGTGGTCGGCCGGTGCCTGGAGTTCGCTGTGGCCCGTCGCGAGACCCACGGGATCTGGGGCGGCACCAGTGAGGCAGAGCGCAGGGTCCTAATCGACCGCTGA